TCCCGCGGTGAAGGGAGGCCAAGCCGCTTATCACGGACTCCGGTCGCTCTTCGCTCGCGAAAGCGCGGAGGCGCTTGTCGAATCGAGCACCGACGATGTACTGGCGCGCGGTTCCGAGATCGTCGCCAGCCGAGGGGAATCCGCTGCTGACAATTTGGCCGCGGGCCTTGTAGACGACATCGCGGCTCCGGCGATTGATTTCACAACCGATCCCATCGTCGATCCACGAAAGTTCTCGGAGTACGCACTGTCACCTGAAGCGAGCAAGGGAAAATCTGCTATCTTCGATTCATTCGGATACCGAAACGTTCCAGAAAGCGCATCGAAACTCGTCTCCGAATACACCCAACAGGCTGGTGAAAAAATCTTGGCTCGCGATTTCACCGTCAAGTCCACGGATCAATACGGCACTCGCATCGCGGTTGACATCTCTCTCCCAGGTGTTGGCGACAGAAGTGGCGAAACGGCTGAGATCGTCACTGGATGGATCATTCGACCAGACGGCACCGTCAGCTTGACTACGCCATTCTCGGGGTTCACACCATGAGCGACCACCGATTCACCCCCTATCAAGAGGCGCGCCTCGAGACCGACCGACTGTCCGATCAAGGAATTCCACGCGGGGTCCGCGTGACCGTGATCGAACTCCTTGGCGATGGCGCCTACACGGGCGTCGTATCGGTCGGCGAACTCCTGGATTCGGGCGGCCGACCTGCAGTCCTGGAAGAGATCGATCTGCAGAATCCGGACAGCCTGCTCGGTGACATCGACTTCACTGTCTACGACAGCGAATTGACACCAATAGAGCATTGACGGATACCACCAGCCATATTGCACGCTACGGCCAACCCGCCTACGCCGACATCAGAAGGGGCCTCGCCACCTGGCAGACGGCTGCCGACCCCGTCGCCACTGCCCAATCCTGAACACGAAACTGCACACAGGGTCGTGCGCCGGCCCGAGCCACAGCCCTGGGCGCAACCACGGCAACGCAGGTGACCGCAAACCTGAATCTCACAGCTTCATAAACATCACGGGTCACGTGTTCAACTCCTGCAACACCGCGGGTACCTTTGCCGCATGGCCTCAAAGCTGGCCCTGACGGGCACGGCGCTGGTGGCGGCTCTGAGCGCGGCAGCTCTGGTCAGCTGCAGCAGCTCCACCGACGGAAGACCGGTCTGCCCGGGTTGCGGCACCAATGCCGAGCCCACCATGCCCACGGTTCGACCGCCCGTGGACACCCCGACCGCCCTGCCGTCGCCTCCCGGCCCCAGTACGCCGAGCGCGCCGGGCGGCGAGACGCTGCCCACCGACGCGCAGGGCTATGTCTTTGTCGAGACCAAGTCCGGCAAGACCCGCTGCCAGCTCAACACCGAGTCGGTGGGCTGCGAATCCGAGTTCGAGAACTCCCCCGAGGTCGACGGCGCACCGGCAAACGGGGTCCGAGTGAACTCCAGCGGGGATCTGCAGTGGATCCTGGGCAACCTGGGCGACATCCCGACGGTCACCCTCGACTACCGCACCTACAACGCCGCGGGGTGGACGATCGCCGCCGACCCCAGCGGCACCCGATTCACCAACGAGGCCACGGGCCACGGCATGTTCGTCGCGGTCGAAGGCGTGAGGGCGTTCTGATGTCTGACGATCACGAGTTCTACAACGAGCCCACCCAGCGCTTCGAACCCGTCGAACCCGAACCGGCGCAACCCTGGTACCGCAAGCCGATCGTTCCGCTGATCGTCGGTGCGGTGGCCGCGCTGGTCCTCATCGGCGCGATCTACGGAATCGTCCAAGCGATGAGCAACGAATCCCCCAGCAGCACAACGACGACGACCACCACCACGTCGCCGACCACGACCCGGCCGGCCTCGGTGGTGCCGCCGCTCGTCACGACCACCGCGACGACGGAGCCGACGACCACCGAGCCCACCACCACCACGACGACCACCACGACAGACACCACAACCACAACGACCACCACAACGGCGCCGACCACCACCACCCCGACCACGTCGCCTTCGGCCACCACGGTCACCGAGACCGAGACCGTCACCGAGACCACCGTCGTCCCCCAGGAACCGCTGCCCGCCGAGGCACCCTGACCATGTGCGCCTAAGCTGGCGGTCGTGGATTTCCGGGTATTCGTCGAACCTCAGCAGGGCGCTTCCTACGCCGACCAGCTCGCCGTCGCCAAAGCCGCCGAATCACTCGGCTACTCCGCGTTCTTCCGGTCCGACCACTACCTGGCGATGAGCGGCGACGGCCTGCCTGGGCCCACCGACTCATGGGTGACGCTGGGCGCACTGGCCCGCGAGACCAGCACGATCCGGCTGGGCACCATGGTTACCTCGGCCACCTTCCGGCACCCGGGGCCGCTGGCCATCTCGGTGGCTCAGGTCGACGAGATGAGCGGTGGCCGAGTCGATTTCGGCGTGGGTGCGGGCTGGTTCGAAGAGGAGCACCAGGCCTACGCGATCCCGTTCCCGCCGCTGGGCGAGCGCTTCGACCGCCTCACCGAACAGTTGGAGATCCTCACCGGGCTGTGGACCACGCCGGGCGGGCAGACCTTCGACTACAGCGGTGAGCACTACAGCATCGTCAACTCCCCTGGGCTGCCCAAACCCGCCCAGGATCCGCACCCGCCGATCGTCATCGGGGGCAAGGGCGCCAAGAGGACGCCTGCGCTGGCGGCACGGTTCGCCTCTGAGTTCAACGTCCCGTTCGACTCGCTCGACGTCATCAAGACGCAGTTCGGCCGCGTCGCCGACGCTGTCGCTGCCGCGGGACGCCCCGCCGACTCGATGACCTACTCGGCCTGCTTCGTGGTGGCCGCCGGCAAGGACGACGCCGAGGTGGCCCGTCGCGCGAACGCGATAGGCCGCGAACTCGACGAACTGCGGACCAATACGCCCCTGGTCGGCACACCCGCGCAGATCGTGGACCGGTTGGGGCCATTCATCGAGGCCGGAGTGCAGCGGGTGTACCTGCAGGTGCTCGATCTGGCCGACCTGGACCACCTCGAGTTGTTCGCCGACGGAGTCGTCGCTCAACTGCGCAGACAGTGATGCGCGTTACTATCGGTGCCCGTGGCGCGCAACGACAATCCTGACGACGACTTCTACAGCGAACCCACGCAGTACGCCAACTACGGCGGCAGCGGCGGTCAGGCCTACAGCGAGGCCCCAGATCCCACGGGTTACCAGCAGACCCCCGACTACCGCTACGAGACAGCGGCGGCCCCTGTTCCACCGCAGCCGCCCACTCCGTGGCACCGCAAGCCCGCCGCATTGGTGCTGATCGGCGCGCTGGCCGCCCTGGTGATCGCGCTGGCCGTCTACGCCGTCGTGCAGTTGGCCGGCGGGTCGTCGGACTCCACCGACACCACCACGACCACCACCACGCCGACGACCACAACCGAGGCGCCGACACAGGGCCAGAACACCCAGGCCCCGCCACCGCCTCCTCCGCCGCCGGCCACGGAGACGGTCACCGAGACGCCGACCACCACGACCACCACCGAGGCGCCGACCACGACCGAGGAACCCACGACGACGACGGCACCGCCGACCGAGACGGTCACCGAGACCGAGACCGTGACGCCGACCCGGACGTGGCCGACGCTGCCGACGCTGTTCCCACGCCCCGGCCAGGGCGAGTAGCCCCAGCGTTTTCCCCGCGAGCGCCCGCGTCGGTACGCCGTGGTCTGCGTACAAGGACGGCCGCTCGCGGGCCAGATCACCCTGCCCCGATAGAAGTCAGTAGCCGCGCGAGGCGAACAGCGCCACCAGCGCCTCGGCACTGCGCACCGCGGCGCGGCAGGCTCGGGTGGTGAACGGGTCGTTGAGGGGATGCTCGGCGCGCCGTCGCCACCGCTGCGCGGCAGCGAACGCGGCCCGCGGCCCATCGTAGGGCTCATCTGGGGTCAGCCCCAGCCGACTGGCGGCATCGGTGCCCGAGCCGCCGATGATCCGCCGCAGCGACGCGATCTCGTCGTCATTCAATGTCGTTGGACGAGAA
The DNA window shown above is from Mycolicibacterium confluentis and carries:
- a CDS encoding LLM class F420-dependent oxidoreductase produces the protein MDFRVFVEPQQGASYADQLAVAKAAESLGYSAFFRSDHYLAMSGDGLPGPTDSWVTLGALARETSTIRLGTMVTSATFRHPGPLAISVAQVDEMSGGRVDFGVGAGWFEEEHQAYAIPFPPLGERFDRLTEQLEILTGLWTTPGGQTFDYSGEHYSIVNSPGLPKPAQDPHPPIVIGGKGAKRTPALAARFASEFNVPFDSLDVIKTQFGRVADAVAAAGRPADSMTYSACFVVAAGKDDAEVARRANAIGRELDELRTNTPLVGTPAQIVDRLGPFIEAGVQRVYLQVLDLADLDHLELFADGVVAQLRRQ